From the genome of Deltaproteobacteria bacterium:
AAAACCACTTTAATAAGGCGCATAATTGCTAAACTTTCCTATAAGGCTCTAATCATAAATGCGGATGAGGAACGCTACCATGAAGTTCTTTCGAGCCGAGATGAACGAAAGCTTGGCGAATTAGTGGAAGGCTACGACCTGCTCTTTATCGACGAAGCGCAGCGCGTGCCAAACATTGGAATTGGTCTGAAAATTCTCATCGATAGTCGCCCTAAACTTAAGATTATCGCAACCGGCTCGTCTTCATTAGAACTCGCAAGGGGCATAAGCGAACCGCTTACGGGAAGAAAATGGACCTACCAACTATTTCCCATATCGCAGTTAGAGCTTTCAAGAACGTTGAACCGCTTTCAATTGCAAGACACACTGGAAGAAAGGCTCATTTGGGGATCTTATCCCGAAGTCTTTTCATTTAAAGGGCCAAAGCAGCGAGCGAAGTACCTTGGCGAATTAAGCACTGACTATCTATACAAGGACATCCTAACGCTTGCCGACGTGCGCAATCCCGCAAAAATTCGCGCCTTACTAAAATTATTGTCGTTTCAGGTCGGAAGCCAGGTTTCTCTTCATGAAATAAGTAACTCTCTCAACATAAGTAAGGAGACCGTTGCAAGATATATCGACTTGCTAGAAAAGAGCTTTGTTCTATTTAGCCTTTCTGGATTCAGTCGAAACTTGCGAAAAGAAGTAAGCAAAAGCAAAAAGTACTACTTTTGCGATTTAGGCATGCGAAATGCCGTAGTCGAGAACTTTAACTCCCTTCTCAACCGAAACGATCAAGGGGGATTGTGGGAAAATTTTCTTATAAGCGA
Proteins encoded in this window:
- a CDS encoding ATP-binding protein, with the protein product KTTLIRRIIAKLSYKALIINADEERYHEVLSSRDERKLGELVEGYDLLFIDEAQRVPNIGIGLKILIDSRPKLKIIATGSSSLELARGISEPLTGRKWTYQLFPISQLELSRTLNRFQLQDTLEERLIWGSYPEVFSFKGPKQRAKYLGELSTDYLYKDILTLADVRNPAKIRALLKLLSFQVGSQVSLHEISNSLNISKETVARYIDLLEKSFVLFSLSGFSRNLRKEVSKSKKYYFCDLGMRNAVVENFNSLLNRNDQGGLWENFLISERIKQNAYNEKISSSYFWRTYTGAEIDYVEESGGKLSGFEIKYQKAKARKPETFLNAYPDSTWEVINRENWLDFALGNAEPQKLT